The Syntrophotalea acetylenivorans genome contains the following window.
GGCCTATATGTCCGATGCCGGTATGACGGGCAGTGGCGATGCGGTGATCGGGATGCGCAAAGAGCAGGCGATTGAAAAATTTCTCAATCAGGTGCCGGTGCGCTTCGAAGTGGCTAAAAAAGATCCCGTTGTCTGCGGGATTTTGATCTCGGTTGATGAAGAGACAGGTCGTGCCCTGGCGGTGCAGCGTATTCAGGAACGGGCTCAGTTGTAGTCGCTGAGCTTGGCTTAAGGGCCGGTGGCATGCTAGGCCGACGGGCATAATGGGAACAGCGAGCAAGGATTAGGTTATGAAGTCGTTGCAGGAACAGATGGCAGTCATACAGCGTGGCGCCGTTGAGGTATTGGTCGAAGCCGAGCTGGAAGAAAAGCTCAAAAAATCTATTGCCAGTGGTGTGCCCCTGAAGATCAAGGCCGGGTTTGACCCGACGGCTCCCGACCTCCATTTGGGCCATACGGTGCTTATTCAGAAGCTCAAGCAGTTTCAGGAACTGGGTCATGAAGTGAACTTTCTGATCGGCGATTTTACCGCCATGATCGGTGACCCTACCGGCAAAAGCGAAACGCGCAAATCTCTCACCCGTGAGGAAGTGCTGCAGAACGCTGAAACCTATAAAGAGCAGGTGTTCAAGATTCTTGACCCGGAGAAGACCAAGGTTGTGTTCAACAGCACCTGGATGGGAGAGAAGTCCGCTGCGGATCTCATTGCCCTGGCGTCCCGATATACGGTAGCGCGCATGCTGGAGCGGGACGATTTTCACAAGCGCTTCACCGGTCAGCAGCCGATCGCCATTCATGAGTTTATTTATCCGCTGGTGCAGGGCTACGATTCGGTGGCATTGCAGGCCGATGTCGAGCTTGGAGGCACCGATCAGAAATTCAATCTGCTGGTAGGGCGGGAATTGCAGAAGCAGGAGGGACAGGCGCCTCAGTCCGTGGTGACTATGCCCCTGCTCGAAGGTCTCGATGGCGTCAACAAAATGAGCAAATCCCTTGACAACTACATCGGCATTACGGAGCCTCCCAAGGAGATCTACGGCAAGGTGATGAGTGTCTCGGACGAATTGATGCTGCGGTATTACGAACTGCTGTCCGATGTTGACCTTGACGAGTTGCAACGTATCAAAGCTGGGGTGGAGGGCAAGTCCGGTGGTGCCCATCCCATGGAAAGCAAAAAAGCACTGGCCCGAGAGATGGTGGCTCGGTTTTACGATCAAGAAGCTGCGCAGCAGGCCGAGCACGATTTTGTTCAGCAGTTCAAGCAGAAGGAAGTCCCCGATGATATTCCCGTGGTCCAACTGCAGGAGGACGGTCCGGTGTGGATCTGTCGTCTGCTTACCGAGGCCGGTCTTACCGGGAGTAACGGCGAGGCAAGGCGTCTTGTCAAGCAAGGGGCTGTGCGACTGGCCGGTGAAAAGGTGGCCAGCCCAGACCAGGAAGTGGAGCCGAAGGGCGAGGTAGTCCTGCAAGCTGGTAAACGACGCTTTGCCCGGGTGGTTTTTGGCTGAATGGCGGAGCCCTGAACGGATTTTCCTTTGTCTGTTTTTTTGGCAGACTTTTTCTTAGAAAAAAAATCAGAAAAAGGGTTGACAGTCGATAGCTTTATCGTTATCTTTGCCGTCCCCTCAGCCGAGGGAAGGCATGGCTCTTTCACAACTCGACCCGATTCAGCTTGGTTTCTTCGCTCAAAAAACGTTGTCGCTGAAGACAGCGGATGGGCGAAGAAAGAAAAATCGAGCTGAGTGAAAAAAGTTCTTGACGGGTTGAGAACAATTCGATAGAGTCTGCCGCTGTCGCCAACGGGCGGCGGGAGAAAAAAGCTGGTCTTTGAAAACTAAATAGCAGACGTTTGAGATAGATCAAACAGTACAAAAGTCAAACAAAGAAACAGAATCAATATTTTTCAGTTATACAACTGGAGAGTTTGATCCTGGCTCAGAACGAACGCTGGCGGCGTGCTTAACACATGCAAGTCGAACGAGAAAGGGACTTCGGTCCTGAGTAGAGTGGCGCACGGGTGAGTAACACGTGGATAATCTACCCAATGATCTGGGATAACACTTCGAAAGGGGTGCTAATACCGGATAAGCCCACAGGCTCTTCGGAGCTTGCGGGAAAAGGTGGGGACCTTCGGGCCTACCGTCATCGGATGAGTCCGCGGCCCATTAGCTAGTTGGTAGGGTAACGGCCTACCAAGGCGACGATGGGTAGCTGGTCTGAGAGGATGATCAGCCACACTGGAACTGAGACACGGTCCAGACTCCTACGGGAGGCAGCAGTGGGGAATTTTGCGCAATGGGCGAAAGCCTGACGCAGCAACGCCGCGTGAGTGATGAAGGCTTTCGGGTCGTAAAGCTCTGTCAGTGGGGAAGAAACTCTTGTGGTCTAATATGCCGCAAGACTGACGGTACCCACAAAGGAAGCACCGGCTAACTCCGTGCCAGCAGCCGCGGTAATACGGAGGGTGCAAGCGTTGTTCGGAATTATTGGGCGTAAAGCGCGTGTAGGCGGTCTATTAAGTCTGATGTGAAAGCCCCGGGCTCAACCCGGGAAGTGCATTGGATACTGGTAGACTTGAGTACGGGAGAGGGAAGTGGAATTCCGAGTGTAGGAGTGAAATCCGTAGATATTCGGAGGAACACCGGTGGCGAAGGCGGCTTCCTGGACCGATACTGACGCTGAGACGCGAAAGCGTGGGGAGCAAACAGGATTAGATACCCTGGTAGTCCACGCCGTAAACGATGGGTACTAGGTGTCGCGGGTATTGACCCCTGCGGTGCCGAAGCTAACGCATTAAGTACCCCGCCTGGGGAGTACGGCCGCAAGGCTAAAACTCAAAGGAATTGACGGGGGCCCGCACAAGCGGTGGAGCATGTGGTTTAATTCGACGCAACGCGTAGAACCTTACCTGGGTTTGACATCCCGATCGCACTTTCTGGAAACAGTTAGGTCAGTTCGGCTGGATCGGTGACAGGTGCTGCATGGCTGTCGTCAGCTCGTGTCGTGAGATGTTGGGTTAAGTCCCGCAACGAGCGCAACCCTTGTCCTTAGTTGCCATCATTAAGTTGGGCACTCTAGGGAGACTGCCGGTGTTAAACCGGAGGAAGGTGGGGATGACGTCAAGTCCTCATGGCCCTTATATCCAGGGCTACACACGTGCTACAATGGCCGGTACAAAGGGCAGCTATACCGCAAGGTGGAGCGAATCCCAGAAAGCCGGTCTCAGTTCGGATTGGAGTCTGCAACTCGACTCCATGAAGTTGGAATCGCTAGTAATCGCGGATCAGCATGCCGCGGTGAATACGTTCCCGGGCCTTGTACACACCGCCCGTCACACCACGGGAGTTGATTGTACCTGAAATCGGTGGGCTAACCTTCGGGAGGCAGCCGCTTATGGTATGATCGGTAACTGGGGTGAAGTCGTAACAAGGTAGCCGTAGGGGAACCTGCGGCTGGATCACCTCCTTTCTAAGGAGCCAACCCGACTGGCAACAGTCGAGGCATCCTAGGTCAGTCGTTCCGGATTTATCCGGTACGAACCTGTAAGATCTATCGAGTCTGCTATTTAGTTTTGAGAGACCAGAGCCTCTCTGTTGAGAGGTTTTTGTTCTTTGAGAAGATTGAACGAAGTGGAAAGTAAGGGGCTAGTAGCTCAGCTGGCTAGAGCACACGACTGATAATCGTGAGGTCGGAGGTTCGAGTCCTCCCTGGCCCACCAGGTTGTTGGGGGTGTAGCTCAGTTGGGAGAGCGCCTGCCTTGCACGCAGGAGGCCATCGGTTCGAACCCGGTCACCTCCACCAAGTTCACAACAATCTTTCGTTCTTTGACAATTGCATAAGACAAATACGATGTACAAGCACTGGCAGCAGCAAGTTGGCTGTCAGATGATGTAAAGGTTATAAATCGTTTCGAAATTAGTATAAGACTTTTTTATGGTCAAGCTACTAAGGGCGTACGGTGGATGCCTTGGCATCGGGAGGCGATGAAGGACGTGGTAAGCTGCGATAAGCTTCGGCGAGCTGCTAAACAAGCTTTGACCCGGAGATTTCCGAATGGGGAAACCCGGCAGGGATCATACCCTGTCATCATGCACTGAATACATAGGTGTATGAGGCGAACGAGGGGAACTGAAACATCTAAGTACCCTCAGGAGAAGAAATCAATTGAGATTCCGTAAGTAGCGGCGAGCGAACGCGGACTAGCCCAAACCGAGGTTACTACGGTGACCTTGGGGTTGTGGGGCCCCGACATGGGATTGACGATAGGTAGCAAAAGGCTCTGGAAAGTGCCGCCATAGTGGGTGAAAGCCCCGTATGCGAAACCTTGACTCACCCTAGGGTGTCCCCGAGTACCACGGAACACGTGAAATTCTGTGGGAAGCTGGGAGGACCATCTTCCAAGGCTAAATACTCCCCGATGACCGATAGCGCATAGTACCGTGAGGGAAAGGTGAAAAGAACTCCGTTAAGGAGAGTGAAATAGAACCTGAAACCGTACGCTTACAAGCAGTGGGAGCACTATGATCTTCGGATCAGTGTGACCGCGTGCCTTTTGCATAATGAGTCAGTGAGTTACGCTCAGCAGCGAGGTTAAGCCGTTAGGTGGAGCCGTAGCGAAAGCGAGTCTTAATAGGGCGCTTTAGTTGCTGGGAGTAGACCCGAAACCGAGTGATCTATCCATGGGCAGGGTGAAAGGAAGGTAACACTTCGTGGAGGCCCGAACCCACTTAGGTTGAAAACTGAGGGGATGACCTGTGGATAGGAGTGAAAGGCTAATCAAACTCGGAGATAGCTGGTTCTCCCCGAAATATATTTAGGTATAGCCTCGTACGAATCGTTCCGGAGGTAGAGCACTGAATGGGCTAGGGGTCCTACCAGATTACCAAACCTAATCAAACTCCGAATGCCGGAAACGTCTATACGGGAGTCAGACTGCGGGTGATAAGGTCCGTAGTCAAGAGGGAAACAACCCAGATCGCCATCTAAGGTCCCTAAGTCTGTGCTAAGTGGGAAAGGATGTGGGAATGCCTTGACAACCAGGAGGTTGGCTTAGAAGCAGCCACCCTTTAAAGAAAGCGTAATAGCTCACTGGTCAAGTGGTCCTGCGCCGAAAATGTAACGGGGCTCAAGCACAGCACCGAAGATGCGGATTTGTACCCTAAGGTACAAGTGGTAGGGGAGCATTGTAGCAACCGCTGAAGGTCGATCGTAAGGACGGCTGGAGGAACTACAAGAGATTATGCTGACATGAGTAGCGCAAATGCGGGTGAGAAACCCGCACGCCGAAAACCCAAGGTTTCCTCAGTAAAGGTAATCTGCTGAGGGTTAGTCGGCCCCTAAGGCGAGGCCGAAAGGCGTAGTTGATGGGAAACAGGTTAATATTCCTGTACCTCTTGTTACTGCGATGGGGGGACGGAGTAGGGTAGGTCAGCCGGGTGATGGACGTCCCGGTTTAAGCGAGTAGGCGGGAGGAGTAGGCAAATCCGCTCTTCTGTACAACGCTGAGACGTTATGACGAGGGCTTTAAGCCCATAAAGTGATTGATCCCATGCTTCCAAGAAAAGCCTCTAAGCTTCAGGTAACAAGAGACCGTACCGAAAACCGACTCAGGTGGGTAGGCAGAAAATGCTAAGGCGATTGAGATAACTCTGGTTAAGGAACTCGGCAAAATGACACCGTAACTTCGGGAGAAGGTGTGCCCCCATTAGGTGTAGCGATTCGCACGCGAAGCCGAAGGGGGTCGCAGAGAAATGGCGGTAGCGACTGTTTACTAAAAACACAGCACTCTGCAAACTCGTAAGAGGAAGTATAGGGTGTGACGCCTGCCCGGTGCCGGAAGGTTAAGGGGATTTGTTAGCGCAAGCGAAGCTTTGAACCGAAGCCCCGGTAAACGGCGGCCGTAACTATAACGGTCCTAAGGTAGCGAAATTCCTTGTCGGGTAAGTTCCGACCTGCACGAATGGCGTAACGACTTCCGCACTGTCTCAACCAGAGACTCAGCGAAATTGAATTATCGGTGAAGATGCCGATTACCCGCGGCAAGACGGAAAGACCCCGTGAACCTTTACTACAGCTTGGCAGTGACGTTCGGGACAGCATGTGTAGGATAGGTGGGAGACTTTGAAGCTGGCACGCTAGTGTCGGTGGAGTCGTCCTTGAAATACCACCCTTGTTCTTCTGGACGTCTAACCTCGGCCCATTATCTGGGTCAGGGACACTGCCTGGTGGGTAGTTTGACTGGGGCGGTCGCCTCCCAAAGAGTAACGGAGGCGCGCGAAGGTTCCCTCAGGCTGATTGGAAACCAGCCGTAGAGTGCAAAGGCATAAGGGAGCTTGACTGCAAGACATACACGTCGAGCAGGTGCGAAAGCAGGTCTTAGTGATCCGGCGGTTCTGCATGGAAGGGCCGTCGCTCAACGGATAAAAGGTACTCCGGGGATAACAGGCTTATCTCCCCCAAGAGTTCACATCGACGGGGAGGTTTGGCACCTCGATGTCGGCTCATCACATCCTGGGGCTGGAGCAGGTCCCAAGGGTTTGGCTGTTCGCCAATTAAAGTGGTACGCGAGCTGGGTTTAAAACGTCGTGAGACAGTTTGGTCCCTATCTGCCGTGGGCGTAGGAGATTTGAGAGGATCTGTCCTTAGTACGAGAGGACCGGGATGGACGAACCACTAGTGTTCCTGTTGTCACGCCAGTGGCAATGGCAGGGTAGCTACGTTCGGCAAGGATAACCGCTGAAAGCATCTAAGCGGGAAGCCCCCCTCAAGACGAGATCTCCCTGGAACTTCGGTTCCCTAAAGGTCCGTTGGAGACTACAACGTTGATAGGCCGGGTGTGTACGCACAGCAATGTGTTCAGCTTACCGGTACTAATTGACCGTGAGGCTTGACCATAAAAAGTTTTTACAGGAAGGGGGGAGGATCTCCTCCCCCCGACCTTCATATCGAAACGAGAGCATCAAGCATCGTATAAGTCTTAGGCAATTGAAAACCGATTATAAGGTTTTCGGTAGCTATAGCGCAGGGGTCACACCTGTTCCCATCCCGAACACAGAAGTTAAGCCCTGTTGCGCCGATGATACTGCATGGGAGACTATGTGGGAAAGTAGGTCGCTGCCGAAATTATTTAGAGGGGCCTCTTCGTGATCCGAAGAGGCCCTTTTATTCGCCCTTGGTTCAAGGTGAAGATAACCCCTTGCCATGGTAGCGAAAGTGAGTTAAAAACGGCGCCTGTTGTTGAAAGCTGCACCGCAGGGTGTAGATGAGTAGACGGCGGGGCGGTTTGAAAAAAAAGAATCACAAAGGCCTTGACAGGTTGGAAGTGATTCGATAGAGTTTGCTTCTGTCGCCAACGGGCGGCGGGAGAAAAAAGCTGGTCTTTGAAAACTAAATAGCAGACGTTTGAGATAGATCAAACAGTACAAAAGTCAAACAAAGAAACAGAATCAATATTTTTCAGTTATACAACTGGAGAGTTTGATCCTGGCTCAGAACGAACGCTGGCGGCGTGCTTAACACATGCAAGTCGAACGAGAAAGGGACTTCGGTCCTGAGTAGAGTGGCGCACGGGTGAGTAACACGTGGATAATCTACCCAATGATCTGGGATAACACTTCGAAAGGGGTGCTAATACCGGATAAGCCCACAGGCTCTTCGGAGCTTGCGGGAAAAGGTGGGGACCTTCGGGCCTACCGTCATCGGATGAGTCCGCGGCCCATTAGCTAGTTGGTAGGGTAACGGCCTACCAAGGCGACGATGGGTAGCTGGTCTGAGAGGATGATCAGCCACACTGGAACTGAGACACGGTCCAGACTCCTACGGGAGGCAGCAGTGGGGAATTTTGCGCAATGGGCGAAAGCCTGACGCAGCAACGCCGCGTGAGTGATGAAGGCTTTCGGGTCGTAAAGCTCTGTCAGTGGGGAAGAAACTCTTGTGGTCTAATATGCCGCAAGACTGACGGTACCCACAAAGGAAGCACCGGCTAACTCCGTGCCAGCAGCCGCGGTAATACGGAGGGTGCAAGCGTTGTTCGGAATTATTGGGCGTAAAGCGCGTGTAGGCGGTCTATTAAGTCTGATGTGAAAGCCCCGGGCTCAACCCGGGAAGTGCATTGGATACTGGTAGACTTGAGTACGGGAGAGGGAAGTGGAATTCCGAGTGTAGGAGTGAAATCCGTAGATATTCGGAGGAACACCGGTGGCGAAGGCGGCTTCCTGGACCGATACTGACGCTGAGACGCGAAAGCGTGGGGAGCAAACAGGATTAGATACCCTGGTAGTCCACGCCGTAAACGATGGGTACTAGGTGTCGCGGGTATTGACCCCTGCGGTGCCGAAGCTAACGCATTAAGTACCCCGCCTGGGGAGTACGGCCGCAAGGCTAAAACTCAAAGGAATTGACGGGGGCCCGCACAAGCGGTGGAGCATGTGGTTTAATTCGACGCAACGCGTAGAACCTTACCTGGGTTTGACATCCCGATCGCACTTTCTGGAAACAGTTAGGTCAGTTCGGCTGGATCGGTGACAGGTGCTGCATGGCTGTCGTCAGCTCGTGTCGTGAGATGTTGGGTTAAGTCCCGCAACGAGCGCAACCCTTGTCCTTAGTTGCCATCATTAAGTTGGGCACTCTAGGGAGACTGCCGGTGTTAAACCGGAGGAAGGTGGGGATGACGTCAAGTCCTCATGGCCCTTATATCCAGGGCTACACACGTGCTACAATGGCCGGTACAAAGGGCAGCTATACCGCAAGGTGGAGCGAATCCCAGAAAGCCGGTCTCAGTTCGGATTGGAGTCTGCAACTCGACTCCATGAAGTTGGAATCGCTAGTAATCGCGGATCAGCATGCCGCGGTGAATACGTTCCCGGGCCTTGTACACACCGCCCGTCACACCACGGGAGTTGATTGTACCTGAAATCGGTGGGCTAACCTTCGGGAGGCAGCCGCTTATGGTATGATCGGTAACTGGGGTGAAGTCGTAACAAGGTAGCCGTAGGGGAACCTGCGGCTGGATCACCTCCTTTCTAAGGAGCCAACCCGACTGGCAACAGTCGAGGCATCCTAGGTCAGTCGTTCCGGATTTATCCGGTACGAACCTGTAAGATCTATCGAGTCTGCTATTTAGTTTTGAGAGACCAGAGCCTCTCTGTTGAGAGGTTTTTGTTCTTTGAGAAGATTGAACGAAGTGGAAAGTAAGGGGCTAGTAGCTCAGCTGGCTAGAGCACACGACTGATAATCGTGAGGTCGGAGGTTCGAGTCCTCCCTGGCCCACCAGGTTGTTGGGGGTGTAGCTCAGTTGGGAGAGCGCCTGCCTTGCACGCAGGAGGCCATCGGTTCGAACCCGGTCACCTCCACCAAGTTCACAACAATCTTTCGTTCTTTGACAATTGCATAAGACAAATACGATGTACAAGCACTGGCAGCAGCAAGTTGGCTGTCAGATGATGTAAAGGTTATAAATCGTTTCGAAATTAGTATAAGACTTTTTTATGGTCAAGCTACTAAGGGCGTACGGTGGATGCCTTGGCATCGGGAGGCGATGAAGGACGTGGTAAGCTGCGATAAGCTTCGGCGAGCTGCTAAACAAGCTTTGACCCGGAGATTTCCGAATGGGGAAACCCGGCAGGGATCATACCCTGTCATCATGCACTGAATACATAGGTGTATGAGGCGAACGAGGGGAACTGAAACATCTAAGTACCCTCAGGAGAAGAAATCAATTGAGATTCCGTAAGTAGCGGCGAGCGAACGCGGACTAGCCCAAACCGAGGTTACTACGGTGACCTTGGGGTTGTGGGGCCCCGACATGGGATTGACGATAGGTAGCAAAAGGCTCTGGAAAGTGCCGCCATAGTGGGTGAAAGCCCCGTATGCGAAACCTTGACTCACCCTAGGGTGTCCCCGAGTACCACGGAACACGTGAAATTCTGTGGGAAGCTGGGAGGACCATCTTCCAAGGCTAAATACTCCCCGATGACCGATAGCGCATAGTACCGTGAGGGAAAGGTGAAAAGAACTCCGTTAAGGAGAGTGAAATAGAACCTGAAACCGTACGCTTACAAGCAGTGGGAGCACTATGATCTTCGGATCAGTGTGACCGCGTGCCTTTTGCATAATGAGTCAGTGAGTTACGCTCAGCAGCGAGGTTAAGCCGTTAGGTGGAGCCGTAGCGAAAGCGAGTCTTAATAGGGCGCTTTAGTTGCTGGGAGTAGACCCGAAACCGAGTGATCTATCCATGGGCAGGGTGAAAGGAAGGTAACACTTCGTGGAGGCCCGAACCCACTTAGGTTGAAAACTGAGGGGATGACCTGTGGATAGGAGTGAAAGGCTAATCAAACTCGGAGATAGCTGGTTCTCCCCGAAATATATTTAGGTATAGCCTCGTACGAATCGTTCCGGAGGTAGAGCACTGAATGGGCTAGGGGTCCTACCAGATTACCAAACCTAATCAAACTCCGAATGCCGGAAACGTCTATACGGGAGTCAGACTGCGGGTGATAAGGTCCGTAGTCAAGAGGGAAACAACCCAGATCGCCATCTAAGGTCCCTAAGTCTGTGCTAAGTGGGAAAGGATGTGGGAATGCCTTGACAACCAGGAGGTTGGCTTAGAAGCAGCCACCCTTTAAAGAAAGCGTAATAGCTCACTGGTCAAGTGGTCCTGCGCCGAAAATGTAACGGGGCTCAAGCACAGCACCGAAGATGCGGATTTGTACCCTAAGGTACAAGTGGTAGGGGAGCATTGTAGCAACCGCTGAAGGTCGATCGTAAGGACGGCTGGAGGAACTACAAGAGATTATGCTGACATGAGTAGCGCAAATGCGGGTGAGAAACCCGCACGCCGAAAACCCAAGGTTTCCTCAGTAAAGGTAATCTGCTGAGGGTTAGTCGGCCCCTAAGGCGAGGCCGAAAGGCGTAGTTGATGGGAAACAGGTTAATATTCCTGTACCTCTTGTTACTGCGATGGGGGGACGGAGTAGGGTAGGTCAGCCGGGTGATGGACGTCCCGGTTTAAGCGAGTAGGCGGGAGGAGTAGGCAAATCCGCTCTTCTGTACAACGCTGAGACGTTATGACGAGGGCTTTAAGCCCATAAAGTGATTGATCCCATGCTTCCAAGAAAAGCCTCTAAGCTTCAGGTAACAAGAGACCGTACCGAAAACCGACTCAGGTGGGTAGGCAGAAAATGCTAAGGCGATTGAGATAACTCTGGTTAAGGAACTCGGCAAAATGACACCGTAACTTCGGGAGAAGGTGTGCCCCCATTAGGTGTAGCGATTCGCACGCGAAGCCGAAGGGGGTCGCAGAGAAATGGCGGTAGCGACTGTTTACTAAAAACACAGCACTCTGCAAACTCGTAAGAGGAAGTATAGGGTGTGACGCCTGCCCGGTGCCGGAAGGTTAAGGGGATTTGTTAGCGCAAGCGAAGCTTTGAACCGAAGCCCCGGTAAACGGCGGCCGTAACTATAACGGTCCTAAGGTAGCGAAATTCCTTGTCGGGTAAGTTCCGACCTGCACGAATGGCGTAACGACTTCCGCACTGTCTCAACCAGAGACTCAGCGAAATTGAATTATCGGTGAAGATGCCGATTACCCGCGGCAAGACGGAAAGACCCCGTGAACCTTTACTACAGCTTGGCAGTGACGTTCGGGACAGCATGTGTAGGATAGGTGGGAGACTTTGAAGCTGGCACGCTAGTGTCGGTGGAGTCGTCCTTGAAATACCACCCTTGTTCTTCTGGACGTCTAACCTCGGCCCATTATCTGGGTCAGGGACACTGCCTGGTGGGTAGTTTGACTGGGGCGGTCGCCTCCCAAAGAGTAACGGAGGCGCGCGAAGGTTCCCTCAGGCTGATTGGAAACCAGCCGTAGAGTGCAAAGGCATAAGGGAGCTTGACTGCAAGACATACACGTCGAGCAGGTGCGAAAGCAGGTCTTAGTGATCCGGCGGTTCTGCATGGAAGGGCCGTCGCTCAACGGATAAAAGGTACTCCGGGGATAACAGGCTTATCTCCCCCAAGAGTTCACATCGACGGGGAGGTTTGGCACCTCGATGTCGGCTCATCACATCCTGGGGCTGGAGCAGGTCCCAAGGGTTTGGCTGTTCGCCAATTAAAGTGGTACGCGAGCTGGGTTTAAAACGTCGTGAGACAGTTTGGTCCCTATCTGCCGTGGGCGTAGGAGATTTGAGAGGATCTGTCCTTAGTACGAGAGGACCGGGATGGACGAACCACTAGTGTTCCTGTTGTCACGCCAGTGGCAATGGCAGGGTAGCTACGTTCGGCAAGGATAACCGCTGAAAGCATCTAAGCGGGAAGCCCCCCTCAAGACGAGATCTCCCTGGAACTTCGGTTCCCTAAAGGTCCGTTGGAGACTACAACGTTGATAGGCCGGGTGTGTACGCACAGCAATGTGTTCAGCTTACCGGTACTAATTGACCGTGAGGCTTGACCATAAAAAGTTTTTACAGGAAGGGGGGAGGATCTCCTCCCCCCGACCTTCATATCGAAACGAGAGCATCAAGCATCGTATAAGTCTTAGGCAATTGAAAACCGATTATAAGGTTTTCGGTAGCTATAGCGCAGGGGTCACACCTGTTCCCATCCCGAACACAGAAGTTAAGCCCTGTTGCGCCGATGATACTGCATGGGAGACTATGTGGGAAAGTAGGTCGCTGCCGAAATTATTTAGAGGGGCCTCTTCGTGATCCGAAGAGGCCCTTTTATTCGCCCTTGGTTCAAGGTGAAGATAACCCCTTGCCATGGTAGCGAAAGTGAGTTAAAAACGGCGCCTGTTGTTGAAAGCTGCACCGCAGGGTGTAGATGAGTAGACGGCGGGGCGGTTTGAAAAAAAAGAATCACAAAGGCCTTGACAGGTTGGAAGTGATTCGATAGAGTTTGCTTCTGTCGCCAACGGGCGGCGGGAGAAAAAAGCTGGTCTTTGAAAACTAAATAGCAGACGTTTGAGATAGATCAAACAGTACAAAAGTCAAACAAAGAAACAGAATCAATATTTTTCAGTTATACAACTGGAGAGTTTGATCCTGGCTCAGAACGAACGCTGGCGGCGTGCTTAACACATGCAAGTCGAACGAGAAAGGGACTTCGGTCCTGAGTAGAGTGGCGCACGGGTGAGTAACACGTGGATAATCTACCCAATGATCTGGGATAACACTTCGAAAGGGGTGCTAATACCGGATAAGCCCACAGGCTCTTCGGAGCTTGCGGGAAAAGGTGGGGACCTTCGGGCCTACCGTCATCGGATGAGTCCGCGGCCCATTAGCTAGTTGGTAGGGTAACGGCCTACCAAGGCGACGATGGGTAGCTGGTCTGAGAGGATGATCAGCCACACTGGAACTGAGACACGGTCCAGACTCCTACGGGAGGCAGCAGTGGGAATTTTGCGCAATGGGCGAAAGCCTGACGCAGCAACGCCGCGTGAGTGATGAAGGCTTTCGGGTCGTAAAGCTCTGTCAGTGGGAAGAAACTCTTGTGGTCTAATATGCCGCAAGACTGACGGTACCCACAAAGGAAGCACCGGCTAACTCCGTGCCAGCAGCCGCGGTAATACGGAGGGTGCAAGCGTTGTTCGGAATTATTGGGCGTAAAGCGCGT
Protein-coding sequences here:
- the tyrS gene encoding tyrosine--tRNA ligase, which encodes MKSLQEQMAVIQRGAVEVLVEAELEEKLKKSIASGVPLKIKAGFDPTAPDLHLGHTVLIQKLKQFQELGHEVNFLIGDFTAMIGDPTGKSETRKSLTREEVLQNAETYKEQVFKILDPEKTKVVFNSTWMGEKSAADLIALASRYTVARMLERDDFHKRFTGQQPIAIHEFIYPLVQGYDSVALQADVELGGTDQKFNLLVGRELQKQEGQAPQSVVTMPLLEGLDGVNKMSKSLDNYIGITEPPKEIYGKVMSVSDELMLRYYELLSDVDLDELQRIKAGVEGKSGGAHPMESKKALAREMVARFYDQEAAQQAEHDFVQQFKQKEVPDDIPVVQLQEDGPVWICRLLTEAGLTGSNGEARRLVKQGAVRLAGEKVASPDQEVEPKGEVVLQAGKRRFARVVFG